A genomic window from Megalobrama amblycephala isolate DHTTF-2021 linkage group LG2, ASM1881202v1, whole genome shotgun sequence includes:
- the LOC125252497 gene encoding protein PET117 homolog, mitochondrial: MSATSKVVLGLSIALTISTVAGVHIKQNWDRQRLREGVLRDLERVERKRENLRVLEEQIQLTRELVAERERREADTAGTHSS; the protein is encoded by the exons ATGTCTGCGACCTCTAAGGTTGTTTTGGGATTATCGATAGCGCTCACTATCAGCACAGTTGCAGGCGTTCATATCAAGCAGAACTGGGACAGACAG AGGCTGCGCGAGGGAGTACTGCGGGATCTGGAGCGCGTGGAGCGGAAGCGCGAGAACCTGCGCGTCCTCGAGGAACAGATCCAGCTGACAAGAGAGCTCGTGGCCGAGCGAGAACGACGAGAGGCTGACACGGCGGGGACACACAGCTCATAA
- the kat14 gene encoding cysteine-rich protein 2-binding protein: MKCQALYLITSSYLLGGRMDSGDQRGLTAQDEETMCTSASEGLEEGEVEGETLLIVESEDQASVDLSHDQSGDSLNSDVGEDGEGSWNEDMSFYCDKCHKWIPAAQLRGEQPSYLKGDNFFKFTCSDCAEDGKESFERMRLTWQQVVMLAMYNLSLEGTGRQGYFRWKEDICAFISRHWTFLLGSRKKTSTWWSTVAGCLSVGSPTFFRSGAQEFGEPGWWKLVQNRPPTLRPEGEKSSAASIKAKAVSKPSLDPIITVEGLRKRGSRNPVESAMQLKEKRSRTQEAKEIRRAQKEAAGFLDRSASSTPVKLGSRARRSEPYLEKGEVIDFSSLSSSDRTPLTSPSPSPSPDFSAPGTPASHSATPSLLSEADLIPDVMPPQALFHDDEELDAEGVIDPGMEYIPPPSMPLATGTIMVRKKLRPAELIKQELESEDEERGRDGEEDEGQDEGLLPAGRGRGIERRKVLQDKGEGCVSLPAPRYTFISLYEERMLLHRLEACPQALAVTPQAKRLHRKLLVRQAKRERGLPLLDVDQAVSATLSLVGGVYGAQGGLASLRTSREEKYRTTSQDLRILDRFQSTVSIRKGFYQPTVSFWHRLMGSDACMDQTIKSPYTSRVLKPYIRRDYESRPLKMRLLSEIRAYHHRKDLTWVAEPDAPIDYCYVRPNHIPSVNSMCQDIFWPGIDLSECLQYPDFSVVVLYKKIVIGFGFMVPDVKYNEAYISFLLVHPEWRRAGIATFMIYHLIQTCMGKDVTLHVSASNPAMLLYQKFGFKTEEYILDFYDKYYPVDSKECRHAFFLRLRR, translated from the exons atgaaatgtcAAGCCCTTTATCTAATCACTTCCTCTTATCTATTAGGTGGAAGAATGGACAGTGGGGACCAGAGGGGTCTCACGGCACAGGACGAGGAGACCATGTGCACGTCAGCGTCTGAGGGCCTGGAGGAAGGCGAGGTGGAGGGAGAAACTCTCCTCATTGTGGAATCGGAGGACCAGGCGTCTGTGGATCTGTCTCACGACCAGAGCGGAGACTCTCTGAACAGCGACGTCGGTGAGGACGGAGAGGGAAGCTGGAATGAGGACATGTCGTTCTACTGCGACAAGTGCCACAAATGGATCCCGGCCG CCCAGCTACGTGGAGAGCAGCCCAGCTACCTGAAAGGAGACAATTTCTTCAAGTTCACCTGCTCGGACTGTGCGGAAGACGGAAAGGAGAGTTTTGAGAGGATGAGGCTGACATGGCAGCAG GTGGTTATGTTGGCCATGTATAACCTGTCTTTAGAGGGCACCGGACGACAAGGTTACTTCAGATGGAAGGAAGatatttgtgcatttattaGTCGGCATTGGACCTTCCTACTTGGTTCCAG AAAGAAGACGTCCACATGGTGGAGCACCGTGGCAGGGTGTCTGTCTGTTGGCAGCCCGACGTTTTTCCGTTCCGGTGCACAAGAATTCGGAGAACCCGGCTGGTGGAAGCTAGTCCAGAACCGCCCACCTACTCTACGGCCTGAGGGGGAGAAAAGCTCTGCGGCCTCAATTAAGGCTAAAG CTGTGTCGAAGCCGTCTCTCGACCCCATAATCACCGTGGAGGGTTTGAGGAAGCGTGGCAGTCGGAATCCAGTGGAAAGCGCCATGCAATTGAAAGAAAAGCGTTCCCGAACACAGGAGGCAAAAGAGATCCGGCGTGCACAGAAGGAGGCGGCCGGGTTTCTTGACCGCAGTGCCTCGTCCACTCCTGTAAAACTGGGCAGCCGTGCACGACGGTCTGAGCCGTATCTGGAGAAGGGTGAAGTCATTGACTTTTCCTCTCTTAGCTCATCAGACAGAACCCCACTCACCTCACCCTCCCCCTCACCTTCGCCTGACTTCTCTGCCCCTGGAACGCCCGCCTCACACTCTGCTACGCCCAGTCTGCTGTCAGAGGCCGATCTCATTCCAGATGTCATGCCCCCTCAAGCTCTGTTCCACG ACGATGAAGAATTGGATGCCGAGGGTGTTATCGACCCCGGGATGGAGTATATTCCCCCTCCCAGCATGCCTTTGGCCACTGGCACCATCATGGTCAGGAAAAAGCTACGTCCGGCCGAGCTGATCAAACAAGAACTGGAGAGTGAAGACGAGGAGCGGGGCAGAGATGGCGAGGAAGACGAGGGCCAGGACGAAGGCTTGTTGCCAGCGGGACGGGGGCGCGGTATAGAGCGGAGGAAGGTTCTCCAGGATAAGGGTGAGGGCTGCGTGTCTCTGCCCGCCCCTCGTTACACGTTCATCAGCCTTTACGAGGAGCGCATGCTGCTCCACAGACTGGAGGCCTGTCCGCAAGCGCTGGCCGTCACGCCGCAGGCCAAAAGGCTGCATCGCAAGCTACTCGTGCGGCAGGCAAAAAGAGAGCGAGGGCTTCCCCTGCTAGATGTGGATCAGGCCGTGAGTGCTACACTCAGCCTGGTGGGGGGGGTGTATGGGGCGCAAGGGGGCTTGGCCAGCCTCAGGACGAGCAGAGAGGAGAAATACAGAACCACCAGCCAGGACCTTCGAATACTCGATCGCTTTCAA TCAACAGTGTCCATAAGGAAAGGGTTCTATCAGCCCACAGTGTCCTTCTGGCACAGGCTGATGGGTTCTGATGCCTGCATGGATCAGACCATCAAGAGTCCCTACACATCCAGAGTGCTCAAGCCATACATCAG GCGAGACTACGAGAGCCGGCCACTGAAGATGCGTTTACTCTCAGAGATCCGTGCTTACCATCACAGGAAGGACCTGACTTGGGTTGCTGAACCCGACGCACCTATAGACTACTGCTACGTACGGCCCAATCACATCCCTTCTGTCAACTCCATGTGTCAGGACATCTTCTGGCCCG GTATCGACCTATCAGAGTGCCTCCAGTACCCAGACTTCAGCGTAGTGGTGCTTTACAAGAAAATTGTGATCGGTTTTGGCTTCATGGTGCCAGATGTGAAGTACAACGAGGCCTACATCTCCTTCCTGCTGGTGCATCCGGAATGGAGGCGAGCTGGTATCGCCACATTCATGATTTACCATCTCATTCAG